The following proteins are co-located in the Anas platyrhynchos isolate ZD024472 breed Pekin duck chromosome 1, IASCAAS_PekinDuck_T2T, whole genome shotgun sequence genome:
- the LOC119717040 gene encoding C-type lectin domain family 4 member D-like isoform X1 encodes MNQQERVGPGTAAPAEGSSCSRLSPWVFLVSALAVKTALMTVGLVVLFHRSCGQYKTLPQNASEWHCIPNGSASQITHVSQSCDKPAALQGNHTELHCILAVHQGKGRDWKCCSEGWRPFQESCYYFSDDQMPWDESQQNCSGMGSQLVVINTKAEQAFLYKEIQMKYRQNGINLYIGLREKEAGQWRWADQTPYNERAAFWRRGEPSDQPSDELCVVIHYQKDIFRNWNNVPCTIHSYWICETAAETI; translated from the exons ATGAACCAGCAAGAAAGAGTCGGTCCTGGGACTGCAG CCCCAGCAGAAGGGAGCAGCTGTTCCCGCCTGAGCCCCTGGGTCTTCCTCGTTTCTGCCCTTGCCGTCAAAACTGCCCTCATGACCGTCGGCCTCG tTGTTCTCTTTCACAGGAGCTGTGGCCAGTACAAGACTCTGCCCCAGAATGCTTCGGAGTGGCACTGCATCCCCAATGGATCTGCAAGCCAAA tCACTCACGTCTCCCAGAGCTGTGACAAGCCCGCAGCCCTGCAGGGGAACCACACAGAGTTGCACTGCATCTTGGCGGTGCATCAAGGCAAAG GGCGAGACTGGAAGTGCTGTTCAGAGGGCTGGAGACCCTTTCAAGAAAGCTGCTATTACTTCTCAGATGATCAGATGCCCTGGGATGAGAGCCAGCAGAACTGCAGTGGGATGGGCTCCCAGCTGGTGGTGATCAATACAAAAGCAGAGCAG GCTTTCCTCTACAAGGAAATACAGATGAAATACCGACAAAATGGAATCAATTTATACATCGGTCTGCGGGAAAAGGAGGCGGGCCAGTGGCGCTGGGCAGACCAGACTCCCTATAATGAAAGAGCAGC GTTCTGGAGGCGTGGGGAGCCAAGTGATCAACCAAGTGATGAGCTGTGTGTTGTAATCCATTACCAGAAAGATATTTTCCGGAACTGGAATAATGTCCCATGCACAATCCACTCTTATTGGATTTGTGAGACTGCAGCAGAAACAATATGA
- the LOC119717040 gene encoding C-type lectin domain family 4 member E-like isoform X2 — MNQQERVGPGTAAPAEGSSCSRLSPWVFLVSALAVKTALMTVGLVVLFHRSCGQYKTLPQNASEWHCIPNGSASQITHVSQSCDKPAALQGNHTELHCILAVHQGKDDQMPWDESQQNCSGMGSQLVVINTKAEQAFLYKEIQMKYRQNGINLYIGLREKEAGQWRWADQTPYNERAAFWRRGEPSDQPSDELCVVIHYQKDIFRNWNNVPCTIHSYWICETAAETI, encoded by the exons ATGAACCAGCAAGAAAGAGTCGGTCCTGGGACTGCAG CCCCAGCAGAAGGGAGCAGCTGTTCCCGCCTGAGCCCCTGGGTCTTCCTCGTTTCTGCCCTTGCCGTCAAAACTGCCCTCATGACCGTCGGCCTCG tTGTTCTCTTTCACAGGAGCTGTGGCCAGTACAAGACTCTGCCCCAGAATGCTTCGGAGTGGCACTGCATCCCCAATGGATCTGCAAGCCAAA tCACTCACGTCTCCCAGAGCTGTGACAAGCCCGCAGCCCTGCAGGGGAACCACACAGAGTTGCACTGCATCTTGGCGGTGCATCAAGGCAAAG ATGATCAGATGCCCTGGGATGAGAGCCAGCAGAACTGCAGTGGGATGGGCTCCCAGCTGGTGGTGATCAATACAAAAGCAGAGCAG GCTTTCCTCTACAAGGAAATACAGATGAAATACCGACAAAATGGAATCAATTTATACATCGGTCTGCGGGAAAAGGAGGCGGGCCAGTGGCGCTGGGCAGACCAGACTCCCTATAATGAAAGAGCAGC GTTCTGGAGGCGTGGGGAGCCAAGTGATCAACCAAGTGATGAGCTGTGTGTTGTAATCCATTACCAGAAAGATATTTTCCGGAACTGGAATAATGTCCCATGCACAATCCACTCTTATTGGATTTGTGAGACTGCAGCAGAAACAATATGA
- the LOC119717042 gene encoding C-type lectin domain family 4 member D-like isoform X2 — protein sequence MQTARHCGSCPSSSSCSRAVLVAILVTWTDSWWRSDTVAAIMNQQERVGLGTAVVLFHRSCGQYKTLPQNASEWHCITSGSASQKVSWKCCQEGWRPFQESCYYFSDDQMPWNESQQNCSGMGSQLVVINTKAEQDFLSKEIRRQMKYRLNGINLYIGLRAQKVGQWRWADQTPYNERAAFWRPGEPSNIPEEMCVVIHYKTENLRNWNDVPCRIHSYQICETAAETL from the exons ATGCAGACTGCCCGGCACTGTGGGAGCTGCCCTagctcctcctcctgcagcagggctgtgcttgtGGCCATACTGGTGACATGGACAGACTCTTGGTGGAGAAGTGATACTGTGGCAGCAATTATGAACCAGCAAGAGAGAGTCGGTCTTGGGACTGCAG tTGTTCTCTTTCACAGGAGCTGTGGCCAGTACAAGACTCTGCCCCAGAATGCTTCGGAGTGGCACTGCATCACCAGTGGATCTGCAAGCCAAA AGGTCAGCTGGAAGTGCTGTCAAGAGGGATGGAGACCCTTTCAGGAAAGCTGCTATTACTTCTCAGATGATCAGATGCCCTGGAATGAGAGCCAGCAGAACTGCAGTGGGATGGGCTCCCAGCTGGTGGTGATCAATACAAAAGCAGAGCAG GATTTCCTCTCTAAGGAAATAAGAAGACAGATGAAATACCGACTAAATGGAATCAATTTATACATCGGTCTGAGAGCACAGAAGGTGGGCCAGTGGCGCTGGGCAGACCAGACTCCCTATAATGAAAGAGCAGC GTTCTGGAGGCCTGGGGAGCCAAGTAATATTCCTGAAGAGATGTGTGTTGTAATCCATTACAAGACAGAAAATCTCCGGAACTGGAATGATGTCCCATGCAGAATCCATTCTTATCAGATTTGTGAAACTGCAGCAGAAACTCTATGA
- the LOC119717042 gene encoding C-type lectin domain family 4 member D-like isoform X1: protein MQTARHCGSCPSSSSCSRAVLVAILVTWTDSWWRSDTVAAIMNQQERVGLGTAAPAEGSSCSRLSPWVLLASALAVKTALMTVGLVVLFHRSCGQYKTLPQNASEWHCITSGSASQKVSWKCCQEGWRPFQESCYYFSDDQMPWNESQQNCSGMGSQLVVINTKAEQDFLSKEIRRQMKYRLNGINLYIGLRAQKVGQWRWADQTPYNERAAFWRPGEPSNIPEEMCVVIHYKTENLRNWNDVPCRIHSYQICETAAETL, encoded by the exons ATGCAGACTGCCCGGCACTGTGGGAGCTGCCCTagctcctcctcctgcagcagggctgtgcttgtGGCCATACTGGTGACATGGACAGACTCTTGGTGGAGAAGTGATACTGTGGCAGCAATTATGAACCAGCAAGAGAGAGTCGGTCTTGGGACTGCAG CCCCAGCAGAAGGGAGCAGCTGTTCCCGCCTGAGCCCCTGGGTCTTGCTCGCTTCTGCCCTTGCCGTCAAAACTGCCCTCATGACCGTCGGCCTCG tTGTTCTCTTTCACAGGAGCTGTGGCCAGTACAAGACTCTGCCCCAGAATGCTTCGGAGTGGCACTGCATCACCAGTGGATCTGCAAGCCAAA AGGTCAGCTGGAAGTGCTGTCAAGAGGGATGGAGACCCTTTCAGGAAAGCTGCTATTACTTCTCAGATGATCAGATGCCCTGGAATGAGAGCCAGCAGAACTGCAGTGGGATGGGCTCCCAGCTGGTGGTGATCAATACAAAAGCAGAGCAG GATTTCCTCTCTAAGGAAATAAGAAGACAGATGAAATACCGACTAAATGGAATCAATTTATACATCGGTCTGAGAGCACAGAAGGTGGGCCAGTGGCGCTGGGCAGACCAGACTCCCTATAATGAAAGAGCAGC GTTCTGGAGGCCTGGGGAGCCAAGTAATATTCCTGAAGAGATGTGTGTTGTAATCCATTACAAGACAGAAAATCTCCGGAACTGGAATGATGTCCCATGCAGAATCCATTCTTATCAGATTTGTGAAACTGCAGCAGAAACTCTATGA